One Thalassotalea sediminis DNA segment encodes these proteins:
- a CDS encoding diacylglycerol kinase family protein, whose product MFITKYYVLGAITAFICAALVNSFYFSVVFYWIGLSLASVSLAYIFDIPSTFRKKSNGSIPLYIRWVFIPFLLGAQLYNSWARKNDSVPAIQKINEHLYLACRLFPSDMERLKQEGIHGILDVTAEFDGVDWSAESAGFNYLNIPVLDHKAPSKRKLIHAINWLESQRRQNKNVVVHCALGRGRSVMVVAAYLLAKGSADSTADALNIIKKIRETAGLNNHQLRKLNKLHSEHALVLGESLALIANPVSGGGKWPEYRREVVNLLTKKYVVKIKETTPDVSAKTLAEEAIKAGEDKIVACGGDGTLTEVAQKIVSTNKKMGILPMGTANALAHVLLGIKTKLDPVTVACQALLENKEKRIDTAKCNDELMLLVAGIGFEHRMIKGADRKKKDDGGQFAYLQAFLEAVSANKRLTLRVSFDDQPEDTIETSSLVVANAAPFTTLLAQGGGNPDIDDGLLDITWLPESNDITDHLMGLTELAIAGIQQNVSSPTCHHKTAKKLSIVSDHELEFVIDGELRKAEQLNIEVLPKSLSLILPDETT is encoded by the coding sequence ATGTTTATTACTAAGTACTATGTTTTAGGGGCAATTACCGCGTTTATATGTGCTGCTCTTGTGAATAGCTTTTATTTTTCAGTGGTATTTTATTGGATAGGTTTATCACTAGCCTCTGTGAGCTTGGCATATATTTTTGATATTCCATCAACGTTTAGAAAAAAATCAAATGGCAGTATTCCGTTGTATATTCGTTGGGTGTTTATTCCCTTTTTACTAGGGGCGCAACTTTACAATAGTTGGGCGAGAAAAAACGACAGCGTGCCTGCGATACAAAAAATAAATGAGCACCTCTATTTAGCCTGTCGTTTATTTCCATCTGATATGGAGCGGCTAAAACAAGAGGGCATTCATGGCATATTAGATGTTACTGCTGAATTTGATGGTGTTGACTGGAGTGCCGAAAGTGCAGGTTTTAATTACCTTAACATCCCTGTTCTTGACCATAAAGCGCCGTCTAAACGTAAACTTATCCACGCGATTAACTGGTTGGAAAGTCAACGTCGTCAAAATAAAAATGTGGTTGTACATTGCGCGTTAGGTCGAGGGCGATCTGTGATGGTTGTGGCTGCTTATTTGCTGGCAAAAGGAAGTGCCGATTCTACAGCAGATGCTTTAAATATAATTAAGAAAATACGCGAAACAGCGGGGCTGAATAATCATCAATTACGCAAACTTAATAAATTGCACAGTGAACACGCTTTGGTACTGGGTGAGTCACTTGCCCTGATTGCTAATCCTGTTTCGGGGGGAGGAAAATGGCCTGAATATCGTAGAGAAGTCGTAAACCTACTGACGAAGAAGTATGTGGTTAAAATTAAAGAAACAACACCGGACGTGTCTGCAAAAACGTTGGCTGAAGAAGCAATTAAGGCAGGTGAGGACAAAATTGTTGCCTGCGGAGGCGATGGCACGTTAACCGAGGTCGCACAAAAAATTGTTTCCACAAATAAGAAAATGGGTATTTTACCAATGGGCACGGCCAATGCGCTTGCTCATGTATTGTTGGGAATTAAAACGAAACTAGATCCTGTTACGGTCGCTTGTCAGGCATTGCTTGAAAACAAGGAAAAGCGTATTGACACGGCAAAGTGTAATGATGAGTTGATGTTACTGGTTGCTGGTATTGGTTTTGAACACCGAATGATTAAGGGCGCCGACAGAAAGAAAAAGGATGATGGTGGCCAATTTGCTTATTTGCAGGCATTCCTAGAAGCTGTTTCAGCAAATAAGCGCTTAACACTGCGTGTTAGTTTTGACGACCAACCAGAGGATACTATTGAGACCTCAAGTTTAGTAGTTGCTAATGCTGCACCTTTCACAACCTTGCTTGCTCAAGGAGGTGGTAACCCAGATATTGACGATGGCTTGCTTGATATTACGTGGTTGCCCGAGTCAAATGATATTACGGATCATTTAATGGGGTTAACAGAGCTGGCGATTGCAGGCATCCAACAAAACGTATCTTCACCTACATGTCATCATAAAACAGCGAAAAAACTATCTATTGTTAGTGATCATGAACTTGAATTTGTCATCGACGGCGAATTAAGAAAAGCAGAGCAATTGAATATAGAAGTGTTGCCTAAATCGCTGTCATTGATCTTACCTGATGAAACAACATAA
- a CDS encoding phospholipase A has product MHQVVINHLISKKGIVSTIVLLFVLSLNSAYAYTEPQAKASKQKSILDERDKSNSKATSNPFSISQYRQNYLLPFTYVSDPNPLDAKGLNQKNIDNIEAKYQLSIKLPIYLTEQNNSGLYFGFTATSFWQVYNSEGSKPFRETNYEPEVFYSWKNQLSFMGFKFNQLVLGASHQSNGRSGLQSRGWNRLYAAAIFSDESFFYHIKAWYRLEESKKEDPFDSTGDDNPDITRYLGYGEIGIGTEINNINMMALIRNNLRTSDNKGSVELNFSYPINERYEVLLQYFNGYGDSLIDYNRHQQRIGLGIQLTFL; this is encoded by the coding sequence ATGCATCAAGTTGTCATTAATCATTTAATAAGCAAGAAAGGCATTGTAAGTACGATCGTTTTACTGTTTGTTTTGAGCTTAAATTCTGCCTATGCCTACACAGAACCTCAAGCGAAGGCAAGTAAACAAAAATCGATATTAGATGAACGCGATAAATCAAACAGTAAAGCGACATCAAACCCGTTTTCTATTTCTCAATATCGTCAAAACTACTTGTTGCCATTTACCTACGTAAGTGATCCAAACCCTTTAGACGCCAAAGGGTTAAATCAAAAGAATATTGATAACATCGAAGCGAAGTATCAGCTGAGTATTAAATTACCTATTTATTTAACCGAGCAAAATAATTCGGGTTTATATTTTGGCTTTACTGCAACGTCATTCTGGCAGGTATATAACAGCGAAGGTTCAAAGCCATTCAGAGAAACTAATTATGAACCAGAGGTATTTTATTCATGGAAAAATCAATTATCGTTTATGGGGTTTAAATTTAATCAATTAGTACTAGGCGCCTCGCATCAATCAAATGGTCGCAGTGGTTTGCAATCAAGAGGTTGGAATCGACTTTATGCGGCGGCCATTTTTAGCGATGAATCATTTTTTTATCATATAAAAGCGTGGTATCGCTTAGAGGAAAGTAAGAAAGAAGATCCGTTTGATTCCACCGGGGATGACAATCCAGATATTACGCGTTATTTAGGTTATGGTGAAATAGGTATTGGTACAGAAATTAATAATATCAATATGATGGCACTGATCCGAAACAACCTACGAACAAGTGATAATAAAGGTAGTGTTGAGCTTAATTTTTCTTACCCAATAAATGAACGTTATGAAGTTTTATTGCAATACTTTAATGGCTATGGCGACTCATTAATTGACTATAACCGTCATCAACAGCGCATTGGGCTAGGTATTCAATTAACATTTTTATAG
- a CDS encoding hemerythrin domain-containing protein — translation MDIFSAIRGDHDKQRLLMKALVETNGNSKSRRAFFSDLKQHLTQHSVAEERHFYAPLIAEDSTIDITRHGIAEHQEIDEYLAELETTDMSSSAWLKTMKALQHKVLHHLAEEEREFFQQAGRVLTDEQKKSLAKKYQQEMQTSH, via the coding sequence ATGGATATTTTTAGCGCCATTCGCGGTGATCATGATAAGCAACGTTTATTAATGAAAGCATTGGTTGAAACTAATGGTAACTCGAAAAGCCGTAGAGCGTTTTTCAGTGATCTTAAACAACATTTAACACAACATTCTGTTGCCGAAGAGCGTCATTTTTATGCACCTTTGATTGCAGAAGATAGCACTATTGATATCACACGTCATGGTATTGCCGAGCATCAGGAAATAGACGAATACTTAGCAGAACTAGAAACAACTGATATGAGTTCTTCTGCTTGGTTAAAAACGATGAAGGCGCTGCAGCATAAAGTGTTACATCATCTTGCTGAAGAGGAACGCGAGTTTTTTCAACAAGCTGGTCGCGTATTAACGGATGAACAGAAAAAGTCATTAGCGAAAAAATATCAACAAGAAATGCAAACATCTCACTAA
- a CDS encoding DUF2721 domain-containing protein has product MNNQILDIITIGGVIQSAVAPVFLITGVASLLGVLSNRLARAMERARNLEFAIPNTEDSSLKKAQFNELDYLWTRISVLNKSYTLCSLCALLLCFVIVLLFVSHIFAINLSTSIAMVFIAAMLSLIIGLIMSLREVFIATKALRARFKERNIDKEMILKE; this is encoded by the coding sequence ATGAATAATCAGATCTTAGACATTATTACGATTGGCGGGGTTATACAGTCAGCTGTAGCACCTGTGTTTTTGATAACGGGCGTTGCATCGCTTTTAGGGGTACTATCAAACAGACTTGCTAGAGCAATGGAGAGAGCCCGCAATTTAGAGTTTGCGATACCTAACACAGAAGACAGTTCATTAAAAAAAGCGCAATTTAATGAGCTCGACTACTTATGGACACGTATTTCGGTGCTCAATAAGTCGTATACCCTATGCTCATTGTGTGCCTTACTTTTATGTTTTGTTATTGTATTACTCTTTGTTAGTCATATATTTGCGATAAATTTATCAACAAGTATAGCCATGGTCTTTATTGCCGCCATGCTCAGCTTGATCATCGGACTAATAATGTCATTACGAGAAGTATTCATTGCAACGAAAGCCCTTCGCGCCCGCTTTAAAGAAAGAAATATAGACAAAGAAATGATCTTAAAAGAGTAG